The segment TTGTCAAGTGATGGGGGCTAGTCCAAAATCACGTAAAGTATAATGAATCAGCCAGCATAGTTACAATTGTAACTATGCTTTTTTATTAAATTGAAATGTAACATAATTCTTAATTTGAAAGATTTAAAACTAGATTTTTTATAACAGAGAATCTAATTAAGATATAAAAAACTAACACAATAAATTGTGTTGGTTGATGCAACAATATCAATTTGAGTAATTATTCCACCCTATTTGACATTGCGCCGTTTTATTACAAAGAAAAAGGTAATTTACTTTTTTCTTTTTTTTATATTAAAAAAAAGATGTATATTCTACATCTTAAAAAAATTTATACATCTAATATTTCACCGGTAGTTGATATTGTAATTACATTCCAAGGAATCATTTTTTCGCTTTGAATTAATGCGTTCTTCACTGCATTTTCAATACCACCACAACAGGGAACTTCCATTCTAGCGATAGTTACTGATTTAATATTATTGTTTTTAATTATTTTTGTAAGCTTTTCAGTATAATCCTGAGTATCTAGTTTTGGACAACCAATAATAGTTACTTTATTTTTCATCATATCATTGTGAAAGTTACCATATGAAAAAGCTGTACAATCTGCTGCAACTAAAAGGTGAGCATTATCAAAATACGGGGCGTTAATTGGAACAAGTTGAATTTGTACAGGCCATTGTGCTAATTGAGAGCTTATTTCAAAAATATCATTTTTTTGAGATACTTTTTTTGGTTCAAGAGTTTTTACTTGATTACCAGGACAACCAGATTGTTTAACTGAATCATTTTTTTCAGGTTGTTTTATTCCATCAACTTCAATAAATGAAATAGCTTCATTTGGACAATTAGGTAAACACATTCCTAAACCATCACATACATCAGGATTTAAAAGTTTTGCTTTACCATTTTCAATTCCTATAATACTAAGATGGCAAGCACTAGCACATAAACCACAACCAACACATTTATCTTCATCAATTTTTATAATTTGTCTTTTCATTTTATCAAACTCCTTGCTAATATGAGATAACTATACTATAATATTAATTATTATTCGGTGGTTAAAACCACAAAACTAAAAAGTGGTGATAGAAATGATTAAATATGATGAAATATTTAACTCAATTGAAGTTTTTAAAGGCATACCAAAAGAAGAATTAACTTCTATTCTTAATTGTTTATCAGCAAGCATTTCAACATATGAAAAAGGCGATTATATTTTAAATGTTGATGATAATCCGAATTATGTAGGAATTATTTTATCAGGTGAAGCATATATATTAAAAGATGATATAGATGGCAATAG is part of the Bacilli bacterium PM5-9 genome and harbors:
- a CDS encoding ferredoxin (product_source=COG1145; cath_funfam=3.30.70.20; cog=COG1145; pfam=PF00037; superfamily=54862), which produces MKRQIIKIDEDKCVGCGLCASACHLSIIGIENGKAKLLNPDVCDGLGMCLPNCPNEAISFIEVDGIKQPEKNDSVKQSGCPGNQVKTLEPKKVSQKNDIFEISSQLAQWPVQIQLVPINAPYFDNAHLLVAADCTAFSYGNFHNDMMKNKVTIIGCPKLDTQDYTEKLTKIIKNNNIKSVTIARMEVPCCGGIENAVKNALIQSEKMIPWNVITISTTGEILDV